In Topomyia yanbarensis strain Yona2022 chromosome 2, ASM3024719v1, whole genome shotgun sequence, one DNA window encodes the following:
- the LOC131680132 gene encoding uncharacterized protein LOC131680132, whose product MPPKEEKVLGDRLVQRNGLLAIRDALEKFIIRYDPARDAFQLSVRIESLDRAYAQFMEAQDAIERLDKEEFLASHLAERVDFEQRYCAAKGFLLSKVPVEANNSALNTSMMANQHTFSTGFHLRLPKIDLPRFDGDFSRWLSFRDTFTSMVHSNGDIPTVAKLQYLLQSLEGDAKKPFESVDVEADNYASTWDALHKRYDNRRFLKRQLFRTLYELPAVKQESAKRIHSLVDDFQRHVRALAKLDEPVEHWDTPLVNMLSYKLDQSTLRAWEEKTSSQDDVKYEELVEFLYQRVRVLNSVGPDTQQPAPPKVAGPPSWKGTKVKFAANAAATPNQDSPCQLACSDSHSLRNCPVFLGKDVRQRRELVSQKRLCWNCLSFGHPARKCVSKFTCRTCHERHHSLLHDSSPSRVSSSPAITGSSQQSPPVQQPHSSSSGSAPPQVSMAVQTACSMVLLETVVLNVVDDHGREHKARALLDSASMSNFISGQLAKVLLSRRTKVDISVAGIGLSTQRVKNAITASIESRTQPFSTKLEFLILKQPSAELPTMPVDTSAWKFPQVGLADPQFHVPGRIDLVIGSEAFWELRTGRKISLGNGLPWVVETPFGWAVSGSASNGSTCIPRICNLSITNEDLEAALQKFWELEAISTGPAHSPEENRCEELYSSTVKRDSTGRYVVRLPHNEDPEVFLGASRAIAERRFYSLERRLQRDPAIKESYHRFMDEYLQLGHMRRLDEPVDDVKSHCYLPHHPVFKESSTTTKVRVVFDASCKTASGYSLNDTLLVGPVVQQDLLSIVMRFRTHHVALVADIEKMYRQVFVHPEDQPFQRILWRTGPDEPIATYELQTVTYGTASAPYLATRTLQQIAQDTKQSYPIASGPVTEDFYVDDFLSGAPDVESAIKAAS is encoded by the coding sequence ATGCCACCCAAAGAGGAGAAAGTGTTGGGAGACCGGCTTGTCCAGCGCAATGGATTGCTGGCAATTCGTGATGCTTTGGAGAAGTTTATCATTCGGTACGATCCTGCACGTGATGCTTTTCAGTTGAGTGTTCGTATAGAGTCGCTGGATAGGGCTTATGCGCAGTTCATGGAGGCGCAGGATGCAATTGAAAGACTGGACAAGGAGGAGTTTCTGGCATCACACCTGGCGGAACGTGTCGATTTCGAGCAGCGATACTGCGCAGCGAAAGGCTTTCTACTCTCCAAGGTTCCTGTAGAAGCGAACAACTCAGCTTTGAACACATCCATGATGGCAAATCAACACACTTTCTCGACAGGATTCCACCTCCGTCTTCCAAAGATCGACCTACCGAGATTTGATGGCGATTTCTCACGTTGGTTGTCATTTCGAGACACCTTTACGTCCATGGTTCATTCCAATGGGGACATACCAACGGTCGCCAAGCTTCAGTACCTTCTACAATCGCTTGAAGGGGACGCAAAGAAGCCGTTCGAATCAGTTGACGTCGAAGCCGACAACTATGCATCAACATGGGACGCCCTACACAAAAGGTACGACAATCGTCGTTTTCTCAAACGTCAGCTGTTTAGGACACTCTACGAGCTGCCAGCGGTCAAGCAGGAATCTGCTAAGCGCATCCACAGTCTGGTCGACGATTTTCAGCGCCATGTACGGGCGTTGGCGAAATTGGATGAACCTGTGGAGCATTGGGATACGCCGCTGGTGAACATGCTGTCGTACAAGCTGGACCAATCCACATTGCGAGCATGGGAGGAGAAAACAAGTAGCCAGGACGATGTCAAGTACGAGGAACTGGTTGAGTTCCTGTACCAGCGGGTACGCGTCCTCAATTCTGTCGGGCCAGACACGCAGCAACCGGCACCTCCAAAGGTGGCCGGCCCCCCGAGTTGGAAGGGCACGAAGGTGAAGTTCGCAGCTAACGCAGCTGCTACGCCCAACCAAGATTCTCCATGTCAGTTAGCATGTTCAGACAGCCACTCCCTCCGCAACTGCCCAGTGTTCCTAGGAAAGGATGTCCGCCAGCGCCGAGAGCTGGTTTCGCAAAAACGGTTGTGTTGGAACTGTCTGAGCTTCGGTCACCCAGCCAGGAAGTGTGTATCGAAGTTTACGTGTCGTACGTGCCACGAAAGACATCATTCCCTATTACACGATTCCTCTCCATCCAGGGTGTCGTCGAGTCCTGCCATTACGGGATCATCACAACAATCTCCACCGGTTCAACAGCCGCATTCGTCCAGTTCGGGTTCTGCTCCACCGCAGGTCAGCATGGCGGTCCAAACCGCATGCAGTATGGTTCTACTGGAAACGGTTGTTCTCAACGTTGTTGATGATCATGGCAGGGAACACAAGGCTCGTGCTCTACTCGACTCGGCGTCAATGTCCAATTTCATCTCCGGTCAGTTAGCGAAGGTTCTCCTCAGCCGTCGCACCAAGGTGGACATTTCGGTCGCAGGAATCGGTCTCTCAACGCAAAGGGTGAAAAATGCCATCACCGCCTCCATTGAATCGAGAACTCAGCCATTCTCCACTAAGCTCGAGTTTCTCATTCTGAAGCAGCCATCCGCAGAGCTGCCGACCATGCCGGTCGATACGTCGGCGTGGAAATTCCCGCAGGTTGGATTAGCAGATCCACAGTTCCACGTCCCAGGAAGGATTGACCTCGTCATCGGAAGTGAGGCCTTCTGGGAACTTCGCACCGGTAGGAAGATCTCGCTCGGTAACGGTCTTCCGTGGGTAGTCGAAACACCATTCGGATGGGCGGTCTCTGGTTCCGCGTCCAATGGATCTACCTGCATTCCCCGGATCTGCAATCTCTCCATTACCAATGAAGATTTGGAAGCCGCACTTCAGAAGTTTTGGGAGTTAGAAGCGATTTCCACTGGGCCTGCACACTCACCCGAAGAAAATCGCTGTGAAGAGTTATACTCCAGTACAGTCAAGCGTGATTCGACTGGAAGGTACGTCGTACGTCTTCCTCACAACGAAGATCCAGAAGTCTTCCTGGGGGCCTCTAGAGCCATCGCAGAACGCCGTTTTTACAGTCTGGAGCGCCGTTTGCAACGAGATCCTGCAATCAAGGAATCGTATCATCGTTTCATGGACGAGTACCTACAGCTCGGTCACATGAGAAGGCTTGACGAGCCTGTAGATGACGTGAAGTCTCACTGTTATCTCCCACATCATCCCGTGTTCAAGGAGTCGAGCACTACTACGAAAGTTAGGGTCGTTTTCGACGCGTCCTGCAAGACGGCGTCAGGATATTCGCTAAACGACACGCTGTTGGTCGGACCCGTAGTTCAGCAAGATCTACTCTCCATCGTGATGAGATTTCGGACACATCACGTCGCTCTGGTTGCGGACATCGAGAAGATGTACCGGCAAGTATTCGTGCATCCTGAAGATCAGCCGTTTCAGCgaattctttggcgcacggGCCCTGATGAACCCATCGCTACGTACGAACTGCAGACAGTAACGTACGGAACAGCGAGCGCTCCGTACCTAGCAACGCGTACTCTGCAGCAGATTGCACAGGATACCAAGCAGTCGTATCCAATCGCGAGTGGACCAGTTACGGAAGACTTCTACGTCGACGATTTTCTTTCTGGGGCGCCGGACGTAGAATCCGCCATTAAAGCTGCGTCGTGA
- the LOC131680133 gene encoding uncharacterized protein LOC131680133: MLASAGLPLKKWASNSPEVLGDVPPDDVAIQPFHNLQDDQAVSTLGLIWEPKLDILRFKVQLPLAASVLTKRKVMSYIAQIFDPLGLVGPTITKAKLFMQRLWALKQNGEACEWDTPLPFTLQEEWKLFHNTLHLLSEVRVPRFISMPDAVSIQLHFFCDASERAYGTCCYVRTEAHGTVSVQLLASKSKVAPLSTRQTIARLELCAAHLSTQLYKKLNATLKLPATVHFWTDSTTVLQWLRGNPSRWKTFVANRVSQIQLSTDLNRWKHVPGVDNPADDISRGLSPTDLLNRTRWWTGTQWLARSPDFWPNPTLPAAETPEVSAEGRKIPLVAMTTTQLSFCTDLFARYSNFSKLRRVTAFIQRYLHVLRERASQRRSEKEKYKPLVIPNINPHPVHPLTAQELQHAELTLCHLAQGELFAEEISDLASGERVARSSTLKWLNPFVDPEGTVRVGGRLRNAALTDAKKHPIVLSAKHPLAVLLASFYHLKLLHAGPQLLLATLRQKFWILGGRNLVKSVFHRCHTCFRSKPTLVQQSTADLPASRVSPTRPFSVCGVDYCGPFYLKSAVRNRGPTKVYVAIFVCFSTKAVHIELVSDLSTPAFLAALRRLVARRGKVVELHSDNATAFKGASNALNRIYRMLKVDESDRNQSFDWCSDNEIRWKFIPPRAPHFGGLWEAAVKSAKTHLLKAIGNVNVAYEDMLTLLAQIEMCLNSRPLTPMPDDPSDLEVLTPGHFLVGSNLQAVPKLI; encoded by the coding sequence ATGCTAGCTTCCGCTGGATTACCGCTCAAGAAATGGGCATCGAATTCTCCTGAAGTTCTTGGGGATGTACCACCTGATGATGTGGCAATTCAGCCGTTCCACAATCTTCAGGATGACCAGGCCGTCTCCACGCTCGGCCTCATTTGGGAACCAAAGTTGGACATACTCCGGTTCAAGGTTCAGTTGCCGTTAGCCGCATCCGTACTGACGAAACGCAAGGTGATGTCGTACATCGCCCAAATCTTCGACCCTCTTGGACTCGTGGGTCCAACGATCACCAAGGCCAAACTCTTCATGCAGCGACTTTGGGCTCTGAAGCAGAATGGCGAAGCATGTGAATGGGACACGCCGCTCCCGTTTACACTCCAAGAAGAATGGAAACTGTTCCATAACACACTACACCTGTTGAGTGAAGTTCGCGTACCCCGCTTCATTTCGATGCCCGACGCCGTCAGCATCCAGCTTCACTTCTTCTGCGATGCGTCTGAGCGCGCATATGGGACATGCTGTTACGTCCGAACCGAAGCACACGGCACAGTTTCGGTCCAGTTGTTGGCGTCCAAGTCCAAGGTAGCTCCGCTTTCTACTCGCCAGACAATCGCCAGACTGGAACTCTGCGCCGCACATTTGTCGACCCAGCTGTACAAGAAGCTGAACGCGACGCTGAAGCTTCCTGCGACTGTTCATTTCTGGACAGATTCCACTACTGTCCTCCAATGGCTTCGCGGGAACCCGAGTCGTTGGAAGACTTTCGTCGCAAACCGAGTCTCGCAGATACAGCTTTCAACCGATCTCAACCGCTGGAAGCATGTTCCTGGAGTCGACAATCCTGCTGACGACATTTCCCGAGGATTGAGTCCTACTGATCTCCTCAACCGTACACGATGGTGGACTGGGACACAGTGGCTAGCAAGGTCTccggatttttggccaaatccAACGTTACCCGCAGCAGAAACTCCAGAAGTGTCCGCCGAAGGACGCAAGATACCACTAGTTGCCATGACCACGACACAACTGAGTTTCTGCACTGATTTATTCGCTCGCTACTCCAACTTCTCCAAGCTGCGCCGAGTGACAGCGTTCATTCAGCGTTATCTGCACGTGCTTCGTGAACGAGCCTCGCAACGTCGTTCGGAAAAGGAGAAGTACAAGCCACTCGTCATCCCGAACATTAACCCGCACCCAGTCCATCCGCTTACCGCACAAGAACTCCAACACGCCGAACTTACGCTCTGTCATCTCGCGCAGGGTGAACTTTTCGCTGAGGAGATTTCCGATCTCGCTAGTGGCGAACGTGTCGCAAGATCTTCCACGCTGAAGTGGTTGAACCCGTTCGTCGATCCCGAAGGCACCGTACGTGTCGGTGGCCGGCTTCGCAATGCCGCGCTGACCGATGCGAAGAAACACCCGATCGTCCTCTCTGCCAAGCATCCGCTCGCTGTTCTGTTGGCTAGTTTTTATCATTTGAAGCTACTGCACGCAGGCCCCCAACTCCTGCTAGCCACTCTCCGCCAGAAGTTTTGGATTCTGGGCGGCAGAAATCTTGTGAAATCCGTCTTTCACCGTTGCCACACTTGCTTCCGTAGCAAGCCCACACTAGTCCAGCAGAGCACAGCAGATCTTCCGGCATCGAGAGTATCTCCAACCCGACCGTTTTCCGTCTGCGGAGTCGACTATTGCGGACCTTTCTATTTGAAGTCCGCTGTCCGCAACCGTGGCCCAACGAAGGTGTACGTGGCCATATTCGTCTGCTTCTCTACGAAGGCAGTTCACATCGAGCTAGTGAGCGACCTGTCTACTCCAGCGTTCCTAGCTGCACTCCGTCGTCTGGTCGCCCGCAGAGGAAAGGTGGTAGAGTTGCACTCTGACAACGCTACCGCTTTCAAAGGTGCTTCGAATGCACTGAACCGCATCTACCGCATGCTGAAGGTCGATGAGTCTGATCGGAATCAGAGCTTCGACTGGTGCTCCGACAACGAAATTCGCTGGAAGTTCATCCCACCTCGAGCACCACACTTTGGCGGTCTTTGGGAGGCTGCAGTGAAGTCAGCGAAGACACACCTGTTGAAGGCAATCGGCAACGTGAACGTTGCGTACGAGGACATGCTCACACTGCTGGCGCAGATAGAGATGTGCCTCAATTCTCGTCCGCTGACTCCAATGCCGGACGATCCGTCCGATCTCGAGGTCCTTACGCCAGGACATTTTCTCGTCGGGAGCAATCTCCAAGCTGTTCCGAAGCTGATCTGA